In the Uranotaenia lowii strain MFRU-FL chromosome 1, ASM2978415v1, whole genome shotgun sequence genome, AGCTGGGCTTCGAAAAGCCGAAGACGAGAAAGGGAAAATCGATCAAACTTTCCTCTCACAAACACCAGCGCACGGAGCCGAAGGAAAGTGCAGAAGGAAACGTCAAAAAGTGCAACGGATGTGGTGGTCAACATAAGAGAAGTGAATGCAAGTATCGTGATGCAGAGTGCTTCACCTGTAAAGGAAAGGGCCACATATCGACAGTGTGCAGGAGTGGCAAGCAGAAACCTCAACACCGATCGACCTACCAGGTTCAGGCGCACCAACAACCGGCAGCGCTAGTGGACGAGGTGCAATCGTTGAGCAAAATTCATTCTGTTGCCGCATCAAAACAAGTGATTAACGTCAACATCGACGGCCACGAAATACCAATGGAAGTTGACACGGGAGCCCCTTGTGGGATCATCAGCGAAAACAAATTGTGGTCAATCAAGCCAAAGTGTGTCCTCTTGAAATCGGACCGCCAGTTCAGCAGCTATACCGGGCATCCCATCGTATGCTTGGGGCGCCTTCCAGTGAACGTCCGCATCGGAAAAACAACCCGTAAATTGAATCTACACGTTGTGTCCGGAAACTACGATTCGCTCTTTGGTAGAGAGTGGATTTCCCAATTTGCAGCGGAAGTGAATTTGAACAAGCTGTTTAGCCAGAGCCATTCGGTGCACCCCGTGATGTCATCAACCAACATGACTGCAACCGAACAGCAAGAGGCTCTTTGCACCTACTCAAACAGTACGAGGATGTTTTTAGTGACACCGCTGGTAAGCTAATTGGTCCTCCTGCATCCGTGCACCTGAAGCCCGGAACAGCCCCTGTGTTCGCCAAGGCGCGCGATGTACCGCTGGCACTCAAGAGCCAGTACGCCAAAGAAATCGAAAAGAAACTAGCGTCAGGTGCCTACGAAAAGGTCGACTATTCGGAGTGGGCATCCCCGACCCACATAGTAGTCAAGAAGAATGGAAGCTTACGCATCACCGGAAACTACAAACCAACTGTAAATCCCGGGATGATCATCGACGAGCATCCGATCCCGAAGATTGAGACGATCTTCAACTGTATGAAGGGAGCAAATTTGTTCTGCCACTTGGACGTGACGGACGCATACACCCACCTCCCAATCGACGCAGAGTTTCAACACATCCTGACATTGAACACTCCAACCCACGGTCTGGTACGGCCGACAAGAGCAGTGTACGGTGCAGCAAATATTCCGGCAATCTGGCAGCGCCGGATGGAAGCTGTGTTCCAAGGTCTCGCAAACGTCATCAACTTTTTCGATGACATCATAGTCTTCGCCGACGGATTCGAAAATTTGCTCATCTCCCTCGCAGCAGTTTTCGAAAGAATCAAGCAACATGGTTTACGCCTGAATCGTGCCAAATGTGTTTTCGCCGCCCCGGTCTTGGAGTGCCTGGGCCACAAAATCGACGCCGATGGACTTCACAAGTCAGACAAACACATCGTGGCAATCCGAGATGCCCCTCGTCCCACCACCCCAGACGAGCTTCAGCTATTTTTGGGAAAAGCGACATATTACAATTCCTTTATTCCCAATCTCTCAACTCGGTCCCGTCCTCTAAGGGACATGATGCAGAAAGGTGATTTGAAGTGGACGCCAGAAAGATGTGCAGCCTACGAGGACATCAAATCAGCTCTGGTGTCACCGCAGGTGCTGATGCCATACGATCCAGCTCTTCCTTTGATCCTGGCCACTGATGCAAGCAAGTATGGCCTGGGAGCCGTTTTGTCGCACCGCCTGGAGAATGGACTCGAGCGACCAATAGCATATGCAAGCTGTGCCATGTCTCCCACCGAGCAGCGCTACCCACAGATTGACAAAGAAGCTCTTGCAATCGTGTGGGCCGTCAAGAAGTTTTTCCATTATCTGTACGCCCGTCGATTCACACTGGTTACAGACCACAAGCCGCTCACCCAAATCCTGCACCCAAGCAAATCACTACCAACGTTGTGCATCAGCAGAATGGCCAATTATGCAGACTACATGGCGCATTTCAACTACGAGGTTGTTTACAAATCAACGAAGGAGAACGTCAACGCCGATTATTGTTCTCGCTTCATCCCGAATCGATCAGCTGATTGTGTAAACAAGGTGAGTGCCCCAGCCGCCCTTTGTGAGGGAAGAGATAGTAGTGAAGACGACTTCGATGCATTCGTTTTGCACCAAATTGCACAACTACCAGTACGTGCCGACCACATAGCTCGAGAAACACGAAAGGATCCCGAACTAGGCACAATCGTACAACTCCTAGAAGCCGGCACAGAGTTGGCCCGTTCCGGTTACAAAGCTCCAGAGGTGAAATTTACGCTTGCAGCTGGTTGCCTCTTATTCGAGCACAGAGTGGTGGTACCCCCAGTTCTACGTCAGTCCATCTTGAAAGATCTTCACACCGCACACCTTGGCATAGTGAAAATGAAAGGGCTGGCTCGCTCGTTTGTTTATTGGCCCCGAATCGACGCCGATATCGAGCAGACGGTGAAATCGTGTGCTGACTGTGCCCGTCAAGCGCACTCGCCGCCAAAGTATTCCGAACACCACTGGGAGTATCCCAAAGGCCCATGGGAGAGAATCCACGTCGACTACGCAGGTCCCGTAGCTGGTTCGATGTTGCTGATAGTAGTCGATGCATACAGCAAGTGGCTGGAGGTGAAGGTAACCAACTCTACAACAACAGCCGCAACGATTGCCATCATGGACGAGATGTTCGCTCGCTATGGAGCGCCAGTAACTGTGGTGTCAGACAACGGACCACAGTTCACCGCAGCAGAGTTTAAGGAGTTTTTGAAGAACAGTGGGGTCAAGTTTCACAAGTTGTCCGCCCCCTACCACCCAGCAACCAACGGACAGGCGGAACGGTACGTGCAGACGACGAAAGATGCTTTGAAGTCAATGAATACAAATGCATCATCGTTGCAATCGCACCTGAACAACTTCCTGCAACAGTATCGTCGAGCTCCGCACGCAACCACCGGTGAAGCACCATGCAAGCTGTTCTTACGACGGAACTTCCGAACCCGTTTCGATCTACTGAAGCCCGAAGATGTCCAACAACGAGTGTCAACGAAACAGCAAGCTGACTTTGAGCCAAACTATCGTACATTCAGCGTTGGCCAACAAGTCTACTTCCTGTCCGGCAACTCCCGAATGGATAAATGGATACCAGGTGTCATCGCAGCACGTCTAGGTGACTTGCACTACCAGATTGAATTCAACGGCAAGCCATTCAAGAGGCATGTCGACCAGATGCGCTCCAGGGTCATCGCAAATGCGCAGCAAATGGTCGAGGAAGCTGAAAGCGACGAGCCAAGACGTGTTCACTTCTACGACAACGCAGCCAGGTTTCCTTCGTCGCCGAATCATCGTAGTGGTGCTCGTACTGCTCCGAGTTCCCCGGAGTATGCCACACCACCTAGCAGCCCGATTCAACAGGATGGTCCCCCGGTTGCCTTGAGACGGTCAACGAGACAACGCCGTCCCCCGCAGCTGTACTCTCCGTAGACGATCCATTCCCAAAGGAGGGAAGAAATGTTGTGTATGGAGCCACCCTAGAAGACGGTCCACCCTAGCATTCCAGCTAGCACTACTACATAGACGACATCGAGAAAATTTCTATACCAGCAGTTAGAGCTGGCACGCCATTAAAGCCATACGCACTTTTATATTTTGCTCttgctttcaaaataaatcgttAGTTTAGTAATTGCGAATTTAATCAATTACTTATCCGAAAGTTAAGACACAACATGctcttcacaaaaaaaaacccgttgacatccggaaactgattgttgacctgaagaatgacggtgaaagcttgtccgaaattcatttatttacttgtcttcgaattacgcataaaatagtaaaacggccatgatcgtcggttcagtatgtccttcagaattttaagaagactaactcacTGGGGACTAATCGTataagctgatggttggtttgatcgtattttcgggtcagaaccaaacaatcatatttatattcctgtagacgcgtaatatgactgataaatctttttatttttctccgtaaatgaatgtcaagtttccggtgcaatttgcgctgaaagcataccacaccattacatggccaccaccgtgcttaactgtcggtcacaaatttttcggatccaatttagtatttggattacgccatactcttacatgtccgtcagacccaaaaattttaaattagctttcgtcagtgaatatgacgttctgccagaactcttccggttccaggacatactttcgagcgtattccagccgccttttcttttttttagcagatataaacggcttcttcagagcaacacgaccttggtttttttttcacaNNNNNNNNNNNNNNNNNNNNNNNNNNNNNNNNNNNNNNNNNNNNNNNNNNNNNNNNNNNNNNNNNNNNNNNNNNNNNNNNNNNNNNNNNNNNNNNNNNNNNNNNNNNNNNNNNNNNNNNNNNNNNNNNNNNNNNNNNNNNNNNNNNNNNNNNNNNNNNNNNNNNNNNNNNNNNNNNNNNNNNNNNNNNNNNNNNNNNNNNNNNNNNNNNNNNNNNNNNNNNNNNNNNNNNNNNNNNNNNNNNNNNNNNNNNNNNNNNNNNNNNNNNNNNNNNNNNNNNNNNNNNNNNNNNNNNNNNNNNNNNNNNNNNNNNNNNNNNNNNNNNNNNNNNNNNNNNNNNNNNNNNNNNNNNNNNNNNNNNNNNNNNNNNNNNNNNNNNNNNNNNNNNNNNNNNNNNNNNNNNNNNNNNNNNNNNNNNNNNNNNNNNNNNNNNNNNNNNNNNNNNNNNNNNNNNNNNNNNNNNNNNNNNNNNNNNNNNNNNNNNNNNNNNNNNNNNNNNNNNtgaagtatgttccgtaccgtttgaggattaacctgtatattttaaaaattcttcaggctgtctGCTAATTTCGGGGCTCTGATTTTAGGAATCTGACTGATTTCCCTGCTaatgatgcgatggtgacgatccgtaagcttcagtttgcggcctcttcctggagtggtctccagggagttagtctttttaaagttctgaaggacatactgaaccgacgatcgtggccgttttactatacctgcaatttcggacaagctttcaCCGTCATCCTTCAGGtcagcaatcagtttccggatgtcaacgagtatttttttgtgaggagcagacattttcatgttaatttttgtggatttaattaacaggaaaatgtctgcttttcacaaaaaaatacccgttgacatccggatacacgaaaatctactgatttatgctagataaagttcattttaccgtatttatcactcagaccactggaaattgtctttgctgagattcaattcacgtttcttcgtttgacagactgacacaaaactgtttacttgactaatatttgacaattttttgacgtcgtttttgggactttctatacaaaatgaattagattatttttaaggtttaatttataaacatttttaatactgatctacaaaaaggactaatttctgcagcgaatgatgtttttgtagtatttttattgactaaaaaagtgcactttttgattgtttggacttCAAGgaacgtgctgtacggacaattttttgatacactgTATATCTGATTAtttctcggctaactataattattaaaatttcaacaatacaaaaaatagacaatctgattgatttcgtacattcaACAATGTGTATAATACCATCAACTATTGTTGTATGATTacttttgtgcattcaactataaatataatagattcaactataatgcacgattgatgtcatacaatcaacaataattatagtagaatcaactataattatatgattgatttaattataaatatgatagattaaactataataatatgattgatttaattataaatatgatagattcaattttatttctatgattggttcactgaggtcaactataaatattgtacatttcatttctgtttatattggaagttatcatatctgaagcaatttttcggaataattttatggctacgttttatttacttttaatttattatttcagcattttgcatCTACTTCTTTTCAGCCGCCATGATGCTAGAAAACCTGACCGGAAATCCCGATATCCACGTCCTGGTTCCTCCGCTGTTGTTCTTTTTGCATCTTGATGCATGGTTGCCCAGGAAATTGTGCATCTTAGCTAATCGGTTCCGGAAGACGTCCGTGCTTCTGCACCCGGCGAAGATTGaccttttgatggaaaaaatttactcaatatcatgacataaaTCTATCATACGCTGACTTACATATGCTAGTTTCCTGTGGGATCCTGCCAGGATCGTGTAAATAAACGTCGAGACCAACGTCGATTTCCCGGGCAGCCAGAGTAGGTGTACTTTTCTCAAAGCCAGGAACTGTCGGCCTTCTACACGACCGCTGCCACTAACTGGTAGAGGAAAATATTTCCCCATCACCGAAGAGCGCTTGCGTTTTGCAACCGATGTCAGGAACTATCGGCTGAGCCCTAAAAACAGCGATACGATCGCTACAGGGAACACGTATTGGGTCCcacactaactttttttttgtttttgctgctgaacactatagtattcaagtaACACACAATCTTTCATAACAATATAGTtttatttactatatttttggttcaatacctagaatcaatcatatatTTGTAGTTAAacctatcatatttacaattgaatcaattatactactacatttgaatctatcatatttatatttgaataaattaaaccACTACAGTagaatctattttatttatagttgaatgcctaaaatcaatcatacaattgtatttgaatctatcatatctacagttgaatcaattataccattacaattgaatcaattatacaattacaattgaatctatcatattcatagttgattgcataaggtGAATcagaagtttgtagttgaatctattttatttatagttgaatgcataaaataaatcatacagttgaatgcGTTATATTGATAGTTAATTGCGTAAGGACAATtagaagtttgtagttgaatctattatataagtagttgaatgcgaaaaaatcaactgcatttcgattattgttataacaagctgaaataattggaacaactgtcgtcttttttctccgtgcaagccgggcaagttttttttcaataagtaatttggtaattGAGTAACCATtttgatgcgatatatgtaggaaatgtaggaaagaagcaattgagtaATTATGTTGAGTTTGGAATCCAGTGCGTgacatcatggcggcaccatgtacagaacataaaaagtaatcaagagaaggtgatatgaaccggtgccaagggtgcagttgagatagagagagattttttgcttattttacgattttttggaagctgaataaaaaggccgctggaagctgaatagaaggtcattaagacttgttttggaacttgaaagtatccataagaacttaaattttgtgctGCATAGAACGgatttcatatcaatgatggggctgagtaagcgtttttgtacctgttttatggaacctttggttgcttggggacCTCTCTAATAAAAGATGGTCCCTTTTGATTGATAAGTGTTCGAttcacgcaaaaaaaaaaatctgtatagaAGACCATTCCACCTTTCACTTTCTCATCCCAAAGTATAATCAATTCCGACGGATAATCGAGTCAAAAAAATTAACCCacgtaaacttttttttgtatttctgcagcttaaaaaattatttttgaaagaaattgttgggaaaaaaatatttgcgatAGTTGTCTGCTAAGTGCAggcaagaaaattttgtttcaaaagaacaACCTTCTTCCCCGTTTATGACCCGTGTACTACGTGGCTTCAAAAAACGCGTAGATGACTCGTAAACTTTTTAAAGAGTGGTTTTTGAAGGTGTTTGTTTTACAGATCACGGCTTTGTAGAAAACACAGTAGGCTTCCAATAGAAGCCGTCCTTGTGTTGGGCAACTGTTTAAATAGCCCACTGTAAAGCTGAAGATCTGCACAGCGTCGATGATTCAATTTCCGGAGTTTTCGTCAGCAttcaactgcattgacaataTATTTTATGTCACCACATGATTGCTTCAGCCGAGTCGTAGTGAGAAAATTTGGACCTcatatcccaaaaaaaaaaacgaagccaCAAGTTTAAGGACCTAAAATAATGCTTAGGTCTCATCTGAGTAAAGTGGTATTTGACTTATAATCAAAgagcatttttgaaaaacctcttaactgaatgaaactatgctttcaaagtagtcgatgattcctttgaattcagtcACAGTGGCCtactgtggctgaattcaaaggaatcatcgactactttgaaatcatggtACATTTGACTTTATATCgcagaaaataaacaataaaaaagtgagaataaattaaacaaaaaatttaatgtgaTGTGAAAGTTTCGAGAATATTGATGAAGTGTTACAAGAGTATCAAGCGTTATGAGTCCATTAAGATACTACTGCATAGTTTGATAAATTAGTTTTTTCTTAAGGTAAATTGttacacaaaattgaaaatcttttccATACATTCTGCAATTGATCTAGCATTTTGAGCGTCGTTGAGcattttgtcaaaatcgatCAAAATTCAAGTGAGATATAAGGCAATAGCCTATTTCATTAACCATACTaattttttcgtacccaaaaaccctttcttatttatcaaatttgattccattgcTTAAAAAGTTTTTGAGCGGCTTCCCCTTTCGAATAAACTTATTGAAGAAGAGTGGTGTCTAATATAACCATTTCTCGTGCTCtaatccttttccatgtgaattATGGAATTTGAGCCTCCCTACTCCCTTTCTATATTCCCAATGGAAGAatggaggggtttcaaataatcatattaCTATTTCTCGTATCAAATgctcttccatgccaaattcggttccatttgtttgatgaattctaaagttttgcaaaaaatagtaaagCAACCCCTTTTCCTATGGAACGAGGGAATGGTACCAAATAtcgatagaaatattttttcttctcaaatacccttccatgccaaatttggttaaagTTTCTTGAATTGCTTTCGAgatatgaaataaatattttatgggAGCCTCACTCCACCCTTCCTATCTTTCCAATGGAAGAAGAAAGGGttctcaaatattcatagaaatatttctcgtattccaattgctagaatagttttaaaattatgtaaaacaaTGTACATGAGCCCCCTCTCTCTCTCCCTATCTTGCCACTggaagataaaaaatttcacccaaaaaaattttatagcTGTTAAAAAATGCGAAAGAACATTGCTAttttttctccaagaatatacttTTCAACGATATACCGGAATTAAAATTTACGAAATCCATTAAACAATGGATTACTTATcttgaaatcagattcagaatttaagtTTTAACTTCTGTTTCCGATTTTATAACTCatgttcaagttcaaaatttagaacgTAAGTCTGAATTAAGCGTTCAA is a window encoding:
- the LOC129758079 gene encoding uncharacterized protein K02A2.6-like — translated: MADPEQLQALTRMLADALKSSLRSLGPLNAAPPAAAAAAKPPSFSVSEYRSSEDSTVADYFKRFEWALELSKIPEEQYAHYARVYMGAELNNAIKFLVSPQDPAELPFVDIRNKLVEHFDHPKDKYVESIRFREIIQKKGESVSSFVLRLRQGAAYCQYGEFLDRMLTEQLLHGLASREVCDEIIAKKPETFNAAFEVAHTLEATRNSAKEVQTAKPSVYGESTNKLGFEKPKTRKGKSIKLSSHKHQRTEPKESAEGNVKKCNGCGGQHKRSECKYRDAECFTCKGKGHISTVCRSGKQKPQHRSTYQVQAHQQPAALVDEVQSLSKIHSVAASKQVINVNIDGHEIPMEVDTGAPCGIISENKLWSIKPKCVLLKSDRQFSSYTGHPIVCLGRLPVNVRIGKTTRKLNLHVVSGNYDSLFGREWISQFAAEVNLNKLFSQSHSVHPYEDVFSDTAGKLIGPPASVHLKPGTAPVFAKARDVPLALKSQYAKEIEKKLASGAYEKVDYSEWASPTHIVVKKNGSLRITGNYKPTVNPGMIIDEHPIPKIETIFNCMKGANLFCHLDVTDAYTHLPIDAEFQHILTLNTPTHGLVRPTRAVYGAANIPAIWQRRMEAVFQGLANVINFFDDIIVFADGFENLLISLAAVFERIKQHGLRLNRAKCVFAAPVLECLGHKIDADGLHKSDKHIVAIRDAPRPTTPDELQLFLGKATYYNSFIPNLSTRSRPLRDMMQKGDLKWTPERCAAYEDIKSALVSPQVLMPYDPALPLILATDASKYGLGAVLSHRLENGLERPIAYASCAMSPTEQRYPQIDKEALAIVWAVKKFFHYLYARRFTLVTDHKPLTQILHPSKSLPTLCISRMANYADYMAHFNYEVVYKSTKENVNADYCSRFIPNRSADCVNKVSAPAALCEGRDSSEDDFDAFVLHQIAQLPVRADHIARETRKDPELGTIVQLLEAGTELARSGYKAPEVKFTLAAGCLLFEHRVVVPPVLRQSILKDLHTAHLGIVKMKGLARSFVYWPRIDADIEQTVKSCADCARQAHSPPKYSEHHWEYPKGPWERIHVDYAGPVAGSMLLIVVDAYSKWLEVKVTNSTTTAATIAIMDEMFARYGAPVTVVSDNGPQFTAAEFKEFLKNSGVKFHKLSAPYHPATNGQAERYVQTTKDALKSMNTNASSLQSHLNNFLQQYRRAPHATTGEAPCKLFLRRNFRTRFDLLKPEDVQQRVSTKQQADFEPNYRTFSVGQQVYFLSGNSRMDKWIPGVIAARLGDLHYQIEFNGKPFKRHVDQMRSRVIANAQQMVEEAESDEPRRVHFYDNAARFPSSPNHRSGARTAPSSPEYATPPSSPIQQDGPPVALRRSTRQRRPPQLYSP